GTGTGTGGAATTCAGCGAGCACGGATCCCTTGGCAACGATTATAAACTGGCTGTTTATGCAACTCACATTCGGAATGCTCTACAGCTCACTGTTCGACTACACCAAGGCAATCTGCAACCTTTCGAGCTCAATCAGATTATTTCGTCGTGGACCTCCATGGTGGCAGATTGCCATGATTGGCAATCACTTGGGTCGTGTATCGTCGATGTCGATTACTGGATTCTTCAACTCAAGGCTATTGTTGATTATACCGAGATTCATGGATTGTGGAAAGTGCAGCTTTCGGCACTCGAGTTGGTCTTGCGCGTCACCGAACTGCAAGAATCTGGCGACTTTTCCGAAGCGATCATCGTTCTTTCGCGGCTGGTGCTGCAGTACTGTCGACTTGGTCACTGCAAGAAGGCCAGTGGTTTGCTCGTTCGCGCGGACCAATGTCTTCGTAGCAACGAGGTCTCTTGTCTGGCAACTCTGTCGTACAAGCTGGCTCGAGGGGAGTATCTtctcgagaccggcgagaTTGAGAAGGCTGCTGGTATTCTCGCGACGGCCAGGACGCTCTACGAGAAGAATCAGAAACAGCAGGACTTGAACAACTGCTCTGTTCTGTCAAAAATTGCTTGGGAGCGCTTGGTTGCAGATGCGGCGTTCATTAACTCCCGACTTTCCTTTGCTCAGGGATCTATCACTCACGCACTATTTTTCGCTAAGCTCTCCGTGAGATTGAACTGCCGGATCTGGGCCAAGGTTGAGAAGCTTGCTCAACGGAAGCAGGGCAAATCCTTGCAAGCAAGCAGCAGTACCGAGATCGATAGTGTTGTGGAAGGCGTGGCGAAGCTCGACGTCTCGCAAGCGATTTCGACGGAACCGGCTGTCAGCTATTTCCAGGGCGCACCCTTTTGGCCTCACGTCGGCTCTCACCATACCTCCTTGCTTAACCTGGCGAGTCTGTCAGCGCACTACGGTCTTTTCCAAGATGCGGTCTACTACGGAGAACAGGCGCTCAAGGTCAACAAAACGCTCAATGCTAATGTCCGCTTAGTCGCCTCTCAGACACAGCTTGGATCACATTGGATCTACGGTGGACGTGTATCGGAGGGACAGCAGCTTCTGGAATCTGCTGCCACGTTGGCGAGGCAGCTAGACAGCAGTATCGAGCTTGTTTCGCTGCAGATGGGTCTTGCTTCGCTTCATCGCGCAATGGGCCAGTATCGTGAGGAGCATCGCGCGCTTCTTGAGGCTGACAAAATTATGTCCCAGGTCATTCTTTCTGAGGCGGAGACTTCGCCGACAGCTGttgcggatttggaggatAAGATGGATAAATTGCTGATTCGAAGCGCTACTGGTACACGGAGGACGAGACAGCCGGCAACAACGGCCGCGACACGGAGCACTCGTGCTGTGTCTTCGTCTGCACGAACTACTTCTCGGAAGACCTCAAATCCCACCGCGGAGTCATCTGCTGTCGAGTCGAAGTCTCTTCTGCAACTGCGAACCGACCTCCTTAGGCACCAAGCTGACTGCTCGCGAGCACTGCGCGACTTTGATAACGCGACGAACCTGCTTAGCGACGCACGACAGTATGCTTTTTCCCGGGATAGCCAGATCTCCCTGCACATCGGGGAAAGCGAACACCTTCTCGCCGATGCGATTCGCCATTTCGCCACGCACGCCGTATACTGTGTGCTCCCCGAGTCCACCATCTCCCTACCATCTCTGGAGTCCCCGAAAAAGAATGCCGAGGAGCCATCTGCGCCTTCATCAAAGCCACTTACAGTACGAAAGACACGAGCACCTGCCCGGGGAACGCGCTCCAAGACCCCGAAGGCTAGCGAGGACTTTGCGGATATGTTGTCCAAGGCGGGAGAGTGTCTTAACAATATCTTCGGTACTGTTACGGCCCTTGGATCCACGCTTGATAGTCATGCGGCTTCGAGATTGATGAGTCGGATTTCTATGTTGTCGCAGACTACGGCACCTGGTTGTTCGACACCGTGGTCTCAGGCGCCGGCTAATGTTAATGGTAAGCCCCCTTAATTCAGCCGGGTTATTGAATGATACTGACAAGCACAGAAATCGGTCGTATTGGCGCTTTCAACCGCGAGCGTGTGGCGATTAATCTCGACAAGCACCTGGCAGACGTCAATGACCCGCTGCTTTGGCCATCGACGTCGCTGTCATCGCCCGTGGACCTCGAACATGATCTCTGCTTGAACTTTACGAAAGACTACGTCGACATCCTGCCCGACAGCTGGAACGTCCTTTCTCTGTCGCTGAGCGCGGATTGCACGGAATTCGTTGTTTCGCGTCTGCGCAAGGGCCAAACGCCATTCCTGTTACGCCTTCCGCTGAAGAGAGGAAACTcggacgaggatgacgaaGAGCAGTTTACCTTCGAAGATGGGCGGGAAGAGATGCAGGAGCTTATCAAACTGGCCAACGAGAGTGCGCATGCCGCCAAGGCTCAGGTGGATAAGCAGATGAAGAAGCAGTGGTGGAAGAACCGCGAGGCGCTTGACCGGCGGATGGAAAATCTGCTGCAGAATATTGAGAATGTCTGGTTTGGTGGATTCCGCGGTATTTTCTCGCCCGTAGCAAGGGAGGGTGATGCTTTGTCGCGGTTTGCGAACTCGTTCCATAATATTCTCGACAAGCATCTTCCATCGCGGCAGAAGGGTGGAAGGTCGACGACGGGTCCGAAGTTGACGCTTCATCGTAACGTGCTTGAGTTGTTCACTGGGATCAAGGATTtggaggagcaggaggaCCCGGAGGAGACCTTGATGGATCTTCTATATTTTGTGGTCGATATTCTGCAGTTCCAAGGAGAGCGCAATGCCTACGACGAGATCGACTTTGATATGATGGTCGTGGAGACGCTTGATTCGCTGAGAGGGTACCACGACACTGTGCGGAACGAGATGGTCAACCCGCAGACTAGCCACACTGTTCTGGTCCTCGACAAGGCTCTCCATCTGTTCCCGTGGGAGTCGCTTCCTTGTCTGAAGGGATCACCAGTTTGCCGTGTGCCGTCGTTGGAGTGTCTGCGCGACCGCGTTATCCGATTCCGAAGCGAGCAAGGCGACAAGAGCTCTCGACTGACTATTGACCGCAAAAACGGTACCTACATCCTCAACCCAACAGGCGACCTACAGACAACGCAGGCAACCTTTGAAACCGACCTCAGTCGCATGGACCACTGGAACGGAATCGTCAACCGCCAACCATCCGAAGACGAATTCCGTGAGGCCCTCGAAAGTAAGAGCCTATTCCTCTACTTCGGTCACGGCAGCGGAGCACAATACATCCGCGGCCGCACTATCAAGCGCCTCGACCGCTGCGCAGTCGCCTTCCTAATGGGTTGCAGCAGCGGTACCCTGACCGAAGCAGGCGAGTACGAGCCGTACGGCACACCCATGAACTACCTACAAGCGGGTAGTCCGGCACTCGTCGCGACGCTCTGGGACGTAACCGACAAGGACATTGATCGGTTTGCGCAGGCTACGTTTGAGAAATGGGGTCTTATTGGTGGTCAGGGGGAGGGTGATTCGAAGGGCAAGGGACGGGCTCGGTCTCGGTCTCGGTCTCCGCAGTCTGATGCGGTGGCTTTGGATGAGGCTGTTTGTCAGTCGAGGGAGGCGTGTGTTTTGAGATATTTGAATGGAGCTGCGCCGGTCATTTATGGGGTTCCTTCTGTGTTTTTGGagtgattttttttttgtttgtaTGTATGGTGTTATCAGGGTTGGCATTAGCATTGTGGGATCGGTACATGCATGGCGAGAATTGTATTTTTGCATATTTGGAGAAGCTGCGAATGTagttcttttcttcataaAGCATCCCTGTCATCGTACTCTCTCCGCAGCCGGAAAATATTACTCAATCGAGTTATCTTAAATAACCGCTGCCCCTCATGGCTTCCCCTCATCCGTCATTATTTATTTCCCTTCCACCACCCTCAATTGCACCACACCAGCACTCAATCCACATATAATTGATAACGTGAAAATGTCCGTCACAACCAAGGCAACAATCGCCTCCTTTGGGGGCAAACTCCTCAAGCTCAGCCATGCCGCTACCTCCACCAAATGCGAAATGAActtcaacctcttcctccccCCACAAGCCCAGTCGTCGCAGAAAGTCCCGCTCCTGATTTAcctgtctggcttgacctgcacGGCCGACAATTGCTCGGAGAAGGGCTTCTTCCAGCATGGCGCTAGTAAGCATGGGATTGCGGTGCTGTATCCGGATACGAGTCCTCGTGCGTTTCCTCCCTTACCCCTTAGCCACCATGGTCCTCGGTTTGGCTCGAAGTCAACGAAATCAGACACTAATATGAATGGCGATGCTAGGCGGATTGAACATCGAAGGCGAGAACGACGCGTACGACTTCGGTACAGGGGCCGGCTTCTACGTCGACGCTACCAAGGCGCCCTACAACAATGGCTACAACATGTACACCTACGTCACCGAGGAACTGCCCAAGACTGTGTTTGCGGCGTTCCCGCAGCTTGATGATGGGCGGGTTAGCATTACGGGACATAGTATGGGAGGACATGGGGCTCTTACTTTGGTACGCTTTTCTTCCCCCCTCCTTCATTCTCTATTGAGTGGAATTTGGAGGGAATGGATGAGGATAAGGTGCTAACTTGGGGGAATAGTTTTTGCGCAACCCCGGCAAATACAAATCCGTCTCCGCGTTCGCGCCCATTTCGAACCCGATTAACTGCCCCTGGGGCCAGAAGGCGTTCAACGGGTACTTCGGCGACGACCAACAGGCCAAGTGGAAGGAGCACGATGCCACTGAGCTTGTTAAGAAGTGGTCTGGTCCGTTGAATGCACTGATTGATGTCGTATGTCCCCCTCACCTACCGTCCCCCAACTAAACGCCATATTCTAGTACGGTGGTAATGGTGAGTGCTAATGAACGAAGGGAACCGGCGACAACTTCTACAAACAAGGCCAACTGCTCCCCGAGAACTTCCAAAAGGCCGTCTCCGAGGCTGGCATTCAGGGCGTGAATGTGCGGTACCAGCCTGACTACGATCACAGTTATTATACCATGGCTTCGTTTGCGGATGATCATGTTGATCATGCGGCTAAGTTTTTGTTTGCTTAGTGGGtgacttcttttcttttcttttgtgtGTATTCTATGATGATGCAGGGAAAGCAAGCAAAATTTAGCGAAAATGATAGAATGATTCTGATGTTGGTTAAGTGGTCCTAGGCTTTAGTCGTGGTCAGATACAAGGTAGTTCGAATAATAATGATCTATGATGTTCATTTGTTACTCTAATGCAGCCACCTAACTCACATGTGAGCCGTCAGCATCCCAGCGCATGCGTCGTTTTAACCAGAACGACCCAATCGTTCCACTACTCGAATCAAGAGCCATTGTGAGTCGCAAGGCCGTTTCTACCTAGGTCTTACTTGGCTAAAGTCTACAAAGAGAACAAGACATTAAGAAACCGTAAATTTTTATTTTTGGCGGTTGAGAATGTAACTATCATGCTCTTCGTTTCAATCCACTCGAAACAAGGAACACAACCCGCCTTCAGACAGCCTGCTACAACCACATCATCTACAGACGCAGCAAACAAACCATCCTCGAACGTAGCCTTGTCCCAACAACCCAAACCAAAACACCACCGGTAGATTTTGATTCAGAAAACCGTTTAAGCGACCAGGGTGCTGGCGGTGGCGGACTCGTATCTCCAGGTGGGGGGGAGGACACCGACGGTCTTGTAGTAGCGGGACAGACGGTGGATACGGGACTCGATGAGAATCAGGCGGAACTTGGAGTCCTTGTCCTTGCGGTTGCGCTCGAGGTGCTTGCGGACGGAGACAGCCTGGTTTCGTTagcgattttttttttcccggGTGGGGGgatttaaaaaaaaataaaaaaaaaagggaattTTACCTTCTTGATCAAGAAGTAGAGGTCCTCGGGAAGCTCGGGGGCGAGGCCTGTTATATCACTCTGTCAGCCTTGACCAAGCAGAGGCAATGGAGACCGGCATTTCTGCGCAGTTCCTTTCGAATGGGTAGAATTGAGGATTGATCGAGAGCGCGGTTGGTTGTTCAGGTTCTGGAGATATTTCAATCCAGACCATAACCATACCACGGTGTCTCGTCACATCACTCTCTTCATCCCATCGAGATAATTGTAAGTGGCGGAAGTGTATTCGTACCGTTCGACTTCAAGATACGGAGGATCTTGTTACCTATTCGATTGTTAGCCCCGTTCCCCATTTCCTCATCCCGTATAATGCAAACATACCAGTAACAACCTTGACCTGAGCAACACCGTGCGAGTCACGGAGGACAACACCAATCTGCGAAGGAGTAGCACCCTTCTTAGCGAGCTTGCAGATCTGGTCGACGACCTGGTCGGGGGTGGTCTTGAGCCAGGCCGGGGGGGTGCGAGAGTAGGGGATGGCGGAGGAAGCAATGCCCTTTCCCTTGCTGTGAAGACGACCCATTTTGtttttttggttttggtGGTGACGGTGGTTTGTCGACGGTTGTTGGCTGCGTTGAGGAAGATGGAAAAGTTCGCGATGGATTTTTTTGGCGACGAGCGGAGAGTGGAGTGTGGGTCACGTGAGAGTTCGCTTAGTTTGTGGTATTTAAGCCGCGCGGatgattttttttcttcccccgTTGATGTCGGGAAAATTTTTCGCATCTTGCGACGATTGCTGAGCTTTCATGATGAGCTCTTGCTCTGTTTCTGTTACTACGACTGACTAACAGGTAGACACATGCGCAGCTTTAGTCAAGGTCAGTTCTTTTCATCCTCGCGAAACCCACTACTATGATGATACACACCTTACTTTTATTTTTCTGGTACCTCTTATGTCAGGAGTGCATCCTAGCGATGTTCCTCCGGTGATCTAAATGGACTTCtgatcttctccttttcgctCATATCGCTACAATATGCTTTTTATGACAGTTTTGCTGATTTCGTAAAGTTTGATTAGGCTTTCGATTCTTGTCGGTGTTTATCGGTTCGGGTTTTGATTCCCTGGCTGCTGGATAGTTTGGTAGTCAATGAAATGGAAATCGTCTGTGCCTGGTTCTGTCTTTGTCGACGTGTGTTCTAGAAGGCGGCCTTGTGTTATCAGGCCTCAATAGCGCAACGCAGTCATGCATGAAGTTCTAGTAGCAATACCCCTGCTACTTAGTCATAACGTCTGTCCTCAAAGGCACCTGCATAATTCAGAATGCTAGCAGGCTGTACGACCTCAACGCGCGGGTGATCACCCTGCCCGCTACCTGGGGGATTGCCCGGTAGATCCTTAGGGATGGCCCGCGGTGCGCTAAGGCACTCAGGACAAGGGATAGGGAGTTGTGGCTGCGAAATGCGCACAGATTCTTTGTCCCTATCGTTGAAGGAGTGCACATGACCCAGGAGCCCTGCGCATGTATAGCAATAATGGGTGATGTGATTGTAGTAAGGTCAACTCGATACAGCAGGGCAATGTATGTATGCTCATTCTGATTGAGTCGGGCGATCCCGGGTTACCTCAAGGTAACACGACGTCGAAAGCTGCAGTGCCCGGAGGTGACCCGGATGCCATCCGGCGAAATGCCTGAACATGCAGTTTAGTCAGGCTATCCTGGGAGTCAAGAGTCTGCGTCGTCAGTGGCGTTGTATGGCATAGCATTTGCACGATGCTACAAAGAATCACACCGCTACGCAGTACTTGTACACAGTAGATACCATCGTAATTAGCGCCAGAGTACCGCGAATCAAGCAATGGCAGAAACGTGATTACTTTGAAGGTAGATTTGCttatttcccttttctttaACGCGCTCTTCGTATTGCCAGCGGTATCAACAGAGGAAAGGACGTCATGAGAGAAAGACAAATGAACTCGCATAGTTACTCTGGCCTCAACTCAATTCCTTCTCTCTACCCTGGAAAGTCCCAACGAGACAACACCATTAGCCAGAATCCGCGTATGCAGCGGCAAATAAATAGCATATCATTATATTGAGTCACCTAATCGGATGACTCGGCTAGATCCGCGCCAATCAGCCTATACAAATCGCCTCTTCATATTGTTTTAGGCAAATGGCCTAGCTGTGATGAGTCGAAATGGCCTCTGTGTGGTCAATGCTCCCGTGTCGCAGCAAAGGCAATCGGAAACGGCGATTGGATCGGGGCCGGACAGCTGAATATCCAGTCGGAAGGGAGAAAGGCGTTGATGCACGCTGACAGGCTGCGGCGCCGTGATGGGTCGGGTGCTGTCACGGGACTTAGTGACCAGTCACCTGTCATATCGGGACTTCCGTGGATTGCTAAGCACGGGGTTTTTTTATAGCTGTTATttgtatacggagtacgccGTTGAGTTGAGAGTACGGGTGGTAGATAGATAATATCGACTGGAGGAGTCGAATTGATTCGCGTCAGTATCGCGATACCGCACATCGCATGTATAGAttatttctctctctctactGTAGACTGCCAGTAGCATAGTCGGTTACCAACCAAGAAAATGGTCTGTAGTGGTTGGTTAGGTTCAGTGATCATCAATTCTCCGAACTGACATTCAATGCGTCGCATCGAGTAGGTGTTGGATATATTACAGGGTGGCACTGGTAGTTTCAAAATGCGGGGCCATTTTTGGTGGGATCCATAGGAGCTTGGTATGTGCCAGTGCCTGATTTTGCAGACCCATTATATATATTTACCGTGTCATATCATATAATTGCAGTTAGATGGCATAGCTTTCGAGCACAAATCCAACGGCGATCCCTAAGTGTAAAATACGGGTAAACAGCGGCACGACCCATACGCCCATTTGAATCTAGATTCACCATTTTCTGTACTGCGATGGCAATGGTTCTACAAAAGCAGTATCATGCAATATTATACACTATTGCTGCCAGTATAAAGAAGTAGACGATATCGAGTTGAACATTTTCAAATAATGGCCAAACCTTAATCCAACAGTCTCTTTGATCTCTGAACCCTAATTTCATGGGCTTGGAGGTGATTTCGTGGCGCAAAAAGATGCAGACAAGATCAGCGCTAAGATGGTGACAGCGTAAtgcagaaaaagaaataaccTTTAGTGATTGATGCTAAATGTGCGTAGGTACCGTAAAGTACCCCGTGCTGTCTGGTAACTCCAACTTTCCCAGACTTCTTCAGTGGCACTACTAACGGATTTTGATATCGCATGTATCATATCGCTTTTCGGAGTCAGACCGTGACAGCTTCCTTCCTCCACACTGACCAGTGCTATTAGCGCGTCTGGCGTCTGCTCAACGTTCGATCCTCGTAATACAGTATTACACGTTCTTTCATGCAGGAGCCAATAAGCAGTCCTTGTGGGGCGTAGGTGATGGCCCCTGCGTGGTTTGTACGAGTATATCCTAACAAAGCTTCAGATTGGCCACTCTCGTGTCTGCTTTTTATCTCCTTTTAACATTCGTCCTGATATATATTCTTATTCTGTCCTCACTTCTTAGAACTTGGTCCTTTTCCGGTATTCAACTCGGTTCCAATTGCATTTGCATCTGCTCGTGAGCTCATCTGTCCAGTCTCATGCCACAATAACATACAGACACCATGACTATCGAGACTCAAATCCTCGACCCCAGCGCGGAGGGAATTCAAATTTCGAACTACACTGGTATATGCCAGTATCCCTTCTTACAGCAGAACCTCTTTCCCGAAACTGGTGGATGTATGCCTTGACCCCGTCCAACTTATACTACCCAGAACTACGCTAACAGAAACGCTACAGACATCAGCGGACGGTATTGTGCGGTTGTCCCGAATCCAGGTGGATACGAAAACTGCTGCGTCCCATGCCCGGTGGCTAATTGGAAATATGGAGACGGTACGTTTTCCCTACCAGTTTATCATTTCAGCAGCTGACCAGTGTAAAgacttgatgaagaagacggagATTCCAAGTTACATTAGTGCGGTCATTTTTCCTTTCGTTGTTCTTCTACTGTTGTCATATGCGGTCCTTCCGGCGAAATACTCGCATCGGCATTACTTGAGTGTTTCTTTTACCATTGGGATTTGTTGCATGCATGTAAGTCCGCTTGACATCGACCTTCTCCGTCATTGACTAACAGCGTTAGATCGCTTTCATTATACCGCTAGGCGCGAAACCGGATCAATGCTACAATGAAATCACACCAAAAGGAATGCATGATGACCTCTCGTGTGCTTTTACCGGcgccctcctcctcttcggagGCTTAATGGTCGTCGTATGGAGTACGTCTTTATTTCCCTTTTCACTGGATCACTCTAACGTAATAGGTTTCATCCGCGCCATCGCCTTCCACCTGCAGGTTTGTTGGGAACAAGTCCTCGGCACAAAGTTCATGTGGGGAGCCCTAATCTGCGGCTGGGGCATCCCAGCCATCGGTACAACCATCATGCTCATCTTCACCGGCGTTTCCTTCCGCTTCGGCCCCATCTGCCACATCAACATCGAAAACAGCATCTACGACTACTGGATCCCCTGTCTGATCTTCGCCGGCGCAGCGCTATTCCTCCAGTTATCAACCATGGCCTACTGCATCCGCATATACCTCAAAACGCTCTTCAGCAGGGAACCCAGCCACGCGGCCGACGGGCTCCCGTCCTACGCGGCGAGCGTCCGCTCCATCAACGCTCGCCAGGCATACCGCCGGATAAGCAAGGTCTTCCGTCTGCAATGGCGCGGCGTGGCATTCGTATTCATTATCATCGCGAACGCCCTCCTCTACTCCATCGTTTTCATCAACCTCGACGCAGCCACAAAACTAACCCCGCAAGTCGTCCAAAAGGCCTTCCCCTGGCTGCTCTGCCTCAGCTTCACAAAAGCAGACAAAGAATACTGCAAGCAATACGCCGTCAACATTGGTCCCGACAGAGACACCCTCCTCGCCGTCCTCACGTTCCTCTCCATGGTCGGCCTCTGGAACGTCGCACTCTTCGCCCGTCCATCCATGTTCACGGGCTGGCTCATCCTGTTCAGAAACGCCTTCAGCAATCGCAAAGAATACGTCTCCGCAGACGCTAGAACCCTCCTCCCTACCTCCCCTGAACCTCGCGGCTTCGAAATGCTCCATAAAAGCACCACCAACTCCAAAGCCCCCGAAGCTGCAATCAGCATCGGCATCGCCCGCTCCTCAACCCCCGATAAACCCGATATTGATACCAAAACTCCCCAAAGCCCACTCTCCCCTCAGAGCCCATCTTCTTACGACTGGGAGTCAGACAAGGAGTACATCAAGAGACCGCCCGTGAGCTTCTCGAGACCACATGTCGCTTCTCCGCCGAGGATCACCTCGCCGCCACCCAGAATACGGTCTCCGACGAGAGCTTCGGGGATGATTTCGCCTACGGGACTGGGGTGGGATCCGAGGGATACGTTTGCGGCGCCGAGTCGGACGAGTCCGCGCGAGGGTTCCGGGTCTGGGTCTGGGTCTGGGACTGGGGCGAGAGGGTTTGAGGGAGTATGATTATGAGTACTTTTCCATCTTATTTTGCTTCTTATTTCTTGGTTTCGTTCGATTCTTACACTCGTTTTGGTCTGTTTACCACTATACCTTTTAAATCGTTGGTTCATGTCTCTTTGTTGTTTAACACATACACTTACACATACATACCTTTTTGATGGATTGATTGTATGTTACATGATTTGTTTGGATTCGGTATACCCTGTTGTCTTGTTCTGTTTTGGCTTGTTTCGTTTCATAAAGTGGCACGTTGGTTGATATATCATATTAGAGGATGTTGGATTTGGATACGGATAACGGTGGGGAAGGAGGCAGGCATCCGAGTATATAAAGTACGTTTTGGAGTAGTTAATATGAATCAAGATACGGAAAACGAAAAGGTACTGCTTCGCGACATTTCATAACGTACTTGTAGTCCCGTGTGGAGCTCATCAGATAAGATATCCCCCAACTCAAATTCGGAACTCACTACTCCAGCAGGTTGGGCAAGATTTGAAAGCAGTCATGTAAAACATATCCAAAGAATACCATGCAGATTAAGCGACTGATTGAGAGCTGTTCACATAAAATCCATCTGCTATGATACATCACCAGCCAACCTCACTCCAGATAAAGTAGACAAAATAAACCAAGTCTCGACGACGATTTTCTGACCTAGCACTGAAATAGCGAACAGACAAAGGGGAATAAAGATCGATGGAAATTTAGAAACACAAGGCAGATAACATGTGGAAATATGACTGGCAACTGTTTTACCAAGCTTCGACGTCGAAGTTTTCCTATGTACCGTTAGTATATGAAGCGCAAGTTTGCCAAATGTAGGTGGCTTACCTCGGAAAAGTAGGTTGTCACGACTGTCCGGTCCGAGAACTTTCTTCCGGCAAGTGCCTTCAGCGCATTTGTTGTCGATTCCACCGTGTCGAACTTGACGAAGATCTTGCCTACTCCGGCAGATTGCCTGCTGCCACCAGAGGGACGGGGGATCTTCAAGCCAAGAATCTGACC
The sequence above is a segment of the Aspergillus chevalieri M1 DNA, chromosome 6, nearly complete sequence genome. Coding sequences within it:
- the RPS13 gene encoding 40S ribosomal protein uS15 (BUSCO:EOG0926514P;~COG:J;~EggNog:ENOG410PMVC;~InterPro:IPR009068,IPR000589,IPR023029,IPR012606;~PFAM:PF08069,PF00312;~go_component: GO:0005840 - ribosome [Evidence IEA];~go_function: GO:0003735 - structural constituent of ribosome [Evidence IEA];~go_process: GO:0006412 - translation [Evidence IEA]), yielding MGRLHSKGKGIASSAIPYSRTPPAWLKTTPDQVVDQICKLAKKGATPSQIGVVLRDSHGVAQVKVVTGNKILRILKSNGLAPELPEDLYFLIKKAVSVRKHLERNRKDKDSKFRLILIESRIHRLSRYYKTVGVLPPTWRYESATASTLVA
- the gprM gene encoding protein gprM (COG:S;~EggNog:ENOG410PKEB;~InterPro:IPR017981;~PFAM:PF00002;~TransMembrane:7 (o79-101i113-132o152-172i193-215o235-258i304-325o371-391i);~go_component: GO:0016021 - integral component of membrane [Evidence IEA];~go_function: GO:0004888 - transmembrane signaling receptor activity [Evidence IEA];~go_process: GO:0007166 - cell surface receptor signaling pathway [Evidence IEA]), with the translated sequence MTIETQILDPSAEGIQISNYTGICQYPFLQQNLFPETGGYISGRYCAVVPNPGGYENCCVPCPVANWKYGDDLMKKTEIPSYISAVIFPFVVLLLLSYAVLPAKYSHRHYLSVSFTIGICCMHIAFIIPLGAKPDQCYNEITPKGMHDDLSCAFTGALLLFGGLMVVVWSFIRAIAFHLQVCWEQVLGTKFMWGALICGWGIPAIGTTIMLIFTGVSFRFGPICHINIENSIYDYWIPCLIFAGAALFLQLSTMAYCIRIYLKTLFSREPSHAADGLPSYAASVRSINARQAYRRISKVFRLQWRGVAFVFIIIANALLYSIVFINLDAATKLTPQVVQKAFPWLLCLSFTKADKEYCKQYAVNIGPDRDTLLAVLTFLSMVGLWNVALFARPSMFTGWLILFRNAFSNRKEYVSADARTLLPTSPEPRGFEMLHKSTTNSKAPEAAISIGIARSSTPDKPDIDTKTPQSPLSPQSPSSYDWESDKEYIKRPPVSFSRPHVASPPRITSPPPRIRSPTRASGMISPTGLGWDPRDTFAAPSRTSPREGSGSGSGSGTGARGFEGV